A genomic region of Methylobacterium durans contains the following coding sequences:
- a CDS encoding AI-2E family transporter, which translates to MPASDPLLETSKSSASGPASSQLRPPNAESRSGTTVGAGVITTGSVVLAVAVLYFGRDIFVPFALALLLSFALAPPVLWLRRLRLPKVAAIAITVSLAFGLIGGIGFIVAGQLVQLAGNLPAYQDTIKTKLQTLRTDAPGGGVVAQVTETIKDLSQELSEPKPAGSSGTVPGTLTQPKARAPIPVTIEQGAAQPIQIIQTVLGPIIAPLATAGLVIVFVVFILIEREDLRDRFLKLVGADDLQTSSEAINDAAARVSRYLLMQLVVNLTYGVPLGLGLYLIGVPNPFLWGLLAALLRFVPYLGPFLAALFPVALAFAVDPGWSMLGWTIALFLVLELISNNVVEPWLYGTSTGLSSLAIIMAAIFWTSLWGPVGLFLSTPLTVCLVVIGRYVPQLEFLGVLLGSEPVLAPEQRFYQRLLSGNAEEAVEIAENYVDEKSALAFYDEVALPALRLAEVDRRRTTSDKDFRLIVAEGTMAVVREVAEHVRERRPTVATDAADSTEAAAQSEIAEPVEAPDPVLCVAGRTELDEAAAAMLAQILVDDAGVQSRVLPASAISLDALGRLDLTSVKVVCLSYFHPKPEVYVRYVCRRLKRRSPKLKIVAGLWGRTSVKADDLEDVARALAADAVAPSIEEVRRNVLAWRQSPSGL; encoded by the coding sequence GTGCCCGCGTCCGACCCTCTCCTTGAGACCAGCAAGTCAAGCGCATCTGGACCAGCATCTTCTCAACTGAGGCCGCCCAACGCGGAATCTCGGTCCGGTACCACTGTCGGAGCGGGAGTCATCACCACCGGAAGCGTCGTCCTCGCTGTCGCAGTCCTGTACTTCGGCAGAGATATTTTCGTTCCCTTCGCTCTCGCTCTCCTGCTCAGCTTTGCGCTGGCGCCTCCCGTCCTGTGGCTGCGCAGGCTGAGGTTGCCCAAGGTCGCCGCGATTGCGATCACGGTCTCTCTGGCGTTCGGCCTCATCGGCGGCATCGGATTCATCGTTGCCGGGCAACTCGTGCAACTCGCCGGCAACCTTCCAGCCTACCAGGATACGATCAAAACCAAGCTGCAGACGCTGCGCACCGACGCTCCCGGGGGCGGCGTCGTCGCGCAGGTCACCGAGACAATCAAGGATCTCAGTCAGGAACTCTCGGAACCGAAGCCCGCTGGCAGCTCAGGTACCGTACCTGGAACCTTGACGCAGCCAAAGGCACGCGCTCCGATCCCGGTCACCATCGAGCAGGGCGCTGCCCAACCCATCCAGATCATCCAGACAGTGCTTGGTCCCATCATTGCGCCGCTGGCCACAGCAGGCCTCGTCATCGTATTCGTCGTCTTCATTCTGATCGAGCGCGAGGACCTGCGGGACCGCTTCCTCAAGCTCGTGGGGGCTGATGACCTTCAGACCAGCAGTGAAGCGATCAACGATGCAGCAGCCCGGGTCAGCCGCTACCTGCTGATGCAGCTCGTCGTGAACCTGACCTACGGCGTTCCACTCGGCCTCGGGCTCTACCTGATCGGTGTTCCCAATCCCTTCCTCTGGGGACTGCTCGCAGCGCTGCTTCGCTTCGTTCCCTACTTGGGGCCTTTTCTGGCCGCTCTCTTCCCGGTAGCGCTCGCCTTCGCGGTCGACCCCGGCTGGTCGATGCTGGGGTGGACAATTGCGCTGTTTCTTGTCCTCGAGCTGATCAGCAACAACGTTGTTGAGCCCTGGCTGTACGGCACGAGCACTGGTCTCTCCTCGCTGGCCATTATCATGGCGGCGATCTTCTGGACCTCCCTGTGGGGCCCGGTGGGTCTATTCCTCTCGACGCCGCTCACTGTATGCCTTGTGGTCATCGGCCGGTACGTACCGCAGCTGGAGTTCCTGGGTGTGCTGCTGGGCAGTGAACCTGTGCTGGCTCCCGAGCAGCGCTTCTACCAGCGTCTACTCTCGGGCAATGCCGAGGAGGCGGTCGAGATTGCCGAGAACTACGTTGACGAGAAGTCAGCCCTTGCCTTCTACGATGAGGTGGCCTTGCCTGCGTTGCGTCTGGCTGAAGTCGACCGACGCCGTACTACCAGCGACAAGGATTTCCGCCTCATCGTCGCCGAAGGGACGATGGCGGTGGTTCGCGAAGTAGCCGAACATGTCCGCGAACGCCGCCCGACAGTGGCTACGGACGCGGCCGACAGCACCGAAGCTGCTGCGCAATCCGAGATCGCGGAGCCGGTGGAAGCTCCCGACCCGGTTCTCTGTGTCGCTGGACGGACGGAACTCGACGAAGCTGCGGCAGCGATGTTGGCCCAGATCCTTGTGGATGATGCGGGCGTCCAGTCGCGGGTCTTGCCTGCCAGCGCGATCAGTTTGGACGCGCTCGGCCGGCTTGATCTCACGAGCGTTAAGGTCGTGTGCTTGTCCTACTTTCATCCCAAGCCTGAGGTGTATGTGCGCTATGTATGCCGGCGCCTCAAGCGGCGCTCTCCGAAGCTGAAGATCGTAGCAGGTCTGTGGGGCCGAACGTCGGTGAAGGCAGATGACCTGGAAGACGTCGCGCGGGCACTGGCCGCAGACGCAGTTGCCCCATCGATTGAGGAGGTTCGCCGCAACGTCCTGGCATGGCGTCAATCTCCTTCAGGGTTGTGA